A window of the Lactuca sativa cultivar Salinas chromosome 7, Lsat_Salinas_v11, whole genome shotgun sequence genome harbors these coding sequences:
- the LOC111896680 gene encoding cyclin-T1-4: MSLARPHHADNTQFPGDFRFTFGRNYPHVYSSASTDFTTNRRYNNNNNHRRSYNNSHDFSNESRHQYNIYNHIDPEVLPSLKRRKFSSTNWEGYGTSYNHNNNNNNNNNNNNNNNNHNHNPSFKYEYSPSSSKITFPLPDGNAKVSTSTSYKRDRTRFEDEDVEFMSRDQIERFSPSRKDGIDALQETHLRYSYCAFLQNLGLRLELPQTTIGTAMVLCHRFFVRRSHASHDRFLIATAALFLAAKSEETPCPLNDVLRVSSEIFHKQDFNVLCYLLPMDWFDEYRERVLEAEQMVLTTLNFELNVQHPYTHLTSILDKLGLAQSLLVNLALSLVSEGLRSSLWLQFKPHQIAAGAAYLAARSLNMDLTTYQNVWQEFYTPPSVLKDVVQQLMELF, encoded by the exons ATGTCCCTTGCTCGGCCTCATCATGCAGATAATACTCAATTCCCCGGTGATTTTAGATTTACCTTTGGACGAAATTACCCTCACGTATATTCCTCCGCCTCCACAGACTTCACTACCAACAGGCGTTACAACAATAACAATAACCATAGAAGAAGCTACAACAATTCCCATGACTTCTCAAATGAATCCAGACATCAATACAACATTTATAATCACATTGATCCCGAAGTTTTACCTTCTCTTAAAAGGAGGAAGTTTTCTTCCACCAATTGGGAAGGTTATGGTACATCTTataatcataacaacaacaacaacaacaacaacaacaacaacaacaacaacaataatcataatcataatccatCTTTCAAATATGAATATTCTCCTTCAAGCTCCAAGATTACATTCCCTCTTCCTGATGGAAATGCTAAAGTTTCCACATCCACTAGCTACAAACGTGATCGAACAAGATTTGAAGATGAAGATGTTGAATTTATGTCAAGGGATCAGATTGAGAGGTTTTCTCCTTCCAGAAAAGATGGTATTGATGCTTTACAGGAAACTCACTTGCGCTACTCTTACTGTGCTTTTCTTCAGAACCTTGGACTTCGCCTTGAGCT CCCACAAACTACTATTGGAACTGCTATGGTTCTATGCCACCGGTTTTTTGTCCGGAGGTCTCATGCATCCCATGACAGATTT CTGATTGCTACTGCTGCTCTTTTTCTTGCTGCAAAGTCGGAGGAGACACCATGCCCTCTGAATGATGTATTGAGAGTGTCCTCTGAAATTTTCCACAAGCAGGATTTCAATGTGCTCTGCTATTTGCTCCCTATG GATTGGTTTGATGAATACCGAGAACGAGTGCTTGAAGCTGAGCAAATGGTTTTGACAACTCTAAACTTTGAGCTGAATGTGCAGCATCCATACACACATCTGACATCCATTCTTGACAAATTAGGGCTTGCACAATCACTTTTGGTAAACCTGGCATTGAGCTTGGTTAGTGAAGG GCTGCGTAGCTCACTTTGGCTTCAATTCAAACCCCACCAGATTGCTGCTGGAGCTGCATACCTTGCTGCAAGATCTTTAAATATGGATCTTACTACGTATCAAAATGTTTGGCAGGAGTTCTACACACCACCATCTGTACTCAAGG ATGTTGTCCAGCAGTTGATGGAGCTGTTTTAG